The DNA segment AGCTGTTGCGGGTGATGCCAGGGCTGGCAGCCGAAGAGGTGCTGCAGGACGTGGTGAAAATGTTGAGCTGTATGACCGAGCTCACCCGCCGCGCCATGGCCCGGCCGGACGATGTGGAAGTGTTGATGCGGTCGGGTTACTACCTCAATGGCATGGCCAAGGCGTTGGTAGAGGATCTGTTGCTGGGCTTGCATGGCGAGTCGGGAGCGACAGCGCATTAAGTTTTGCGGACATCGGCCGTAATCGGGGGACAAGTAGCAGCGGCGCACCGCCGCTGCTAATGATTTGCGCCATCACCGGGCTTGCATTGGTCCTGTTCTGCGAAAGCGCAGTGATTCGCCCGTTCGCCTCATTATCGAGCCGAGGTACCCAGCAATGCCTCGATCTCAGCCAAGCTCTTCTTCGCCGGCACACAGGTGATCGGTTCGAAACGATAGCCAAGCTTGTCGTCAGCGATAGCGATGGCAGCAGTATCGTTCGCAAGTGGGGCAATCATGGCACCACGCTTGTCCGAAAGGCCGCAGTAGGAAGCCGGCAACGTGAAGGCAGCGAAGGCAATTGCCTCGCGTGCTGGTTTTTCATACGTCGATTTGCGTGAGAGTTCGGCCATCGCAGTCAGCGCTATCAACGCACATAGGTAGATCGCCACCACC comes from the Pseudomonas urmiensis genome and includes:
- a CDS encoding DUF3077 domain-containing protein, with amino-acid sequence MKLKTTGVATFACDTPKGKVELLRVMPGLAAEEVLQDVVKMLSCMTELTRRAMARPDDVEVLMRSGYYLNGMAKALVEDLLLGLHGESGATAH